One Lepisosteus oculatus isolate fLepOcu1 chromosome 13, fLepOcu1.hap2, whole genome shotgun sequence genomic region harbors:
- the slitrk3a gene encoding SLIT and NTRK-like protein 3, translated as MLWITLLSTIALGWTTPIPLLEDSEEIDEPCFDPCYCEVKESLFHIHCDSKGFTNISQISQSWTRPFKLYLQRNSMRKLYFNSFLHLNNAVSINLGNNALQDIHAGAFNGLSALKRLYLHENKLEVFRNDTFMGLESLEYLQADYNVIKRIESGAFRNLNKLRVLILNDNLIPLLPNFLFRSVSLTHLDLRGNRLKHLPYRGTLEYIGRSLMEIQLEENPWNCICDIVQLKTWLERIPYTALVGEITCESPFHFHGKDLREIKRSELCPLLSDAEVEASLGIPRLPFNNENTWPTKPSSMLSSYHNTASSVEYKTPDKQSRPTKRPRLPKMPPTPRTIYPGKNLPPIEPYQTRPPIPIICPTGCMCNLHINDLGLTVNCKEKGFHNISELLPRPLNAKKLYLSGNLIQKIYRSDFWNFSSLDLLHLGNNRISYVQEGAFINLPNLKSLYLNGNDIEKLSPGMFRGLQSLRYLYFEYNVIREIQPAAFSLMPSLQLVFLNDNLLRTLPADAFAGTSLARLNLRNNYFLYLPVSGVLEHLNSIVQIDLHQNPWDCTCDIIPLKLWMEKLSSVIVVGEVICKTPEFVFGKDLRSLDAELLCPELKYSAPSPALPEDMISTSNSGLGFSPTRGAIPLSVLILSLLILFISAVFVAAGLFAFVLRRRKKLPFRKRQEVDLTGIQMQCRMFEDRQNVSPEKAPGHVYDYIPHPVTQMCNNPIYKPREGEIEEQFAETKENNTNYRTLIEKEKEWTMALSTSKLNTIVAINQSGEMGGFHENGVLCPTVTDRERPAPTVGFVDCLYGTVPKLKDLHAHPPGMQYPDLQQDARLKETLLFTTGKGLPDQTQSEYLELRAKLQTKPDYLEVLEKSTYRF; from the coding sequence ATGCTGTGGATAACTCTATTAAGCACAATAGCTTTAGGATGGACTACACCAATCCCCTTGCTGGAGGACTCAGAGGAAATAGATGAGCCTTGTTTTGACCCCTGCTACTGTGAAGTTAAGGAAAGTCTTTTCCACATACATTGCGACAGCAAAGGATTTACAAATATTAGCCAGATTTCACAGTCATGGACGAGGCCATTCAAACTTTACCTGCAAAGAAACTCCATGCGAAAGCTgtattttaacagttttctGCATCTGAACAATGCCGTGTCAATTAACTTGGGAAACAACGCGCTGCAGGACATCCACGCAGGTGCGTTTAACGGCTTAAGCGCTTTAAAACGACTGTATTTACACGAAAACAAGCTGGAAGTGTTTAGAAATGACACTTTTATGGGACTTGAGAGTCTGGAATACCTGCAGGCTGATTACAACGTCATCAAACGGATTGAAAGTGGAGCATTTAGAAACCTGAATAAACTGAGGGTACTTATTCTGAATGACAATTTGATCCCTTTGCTGCCGAACTTTCTGTTCAGGTCCGTGTCTTTAACACACCTTGACCTGAGGGGAAACAGATTAAAACATCTGCCTTACAGGGGCACGTTGGAATATATCGGCAGGAGTCTAATGGAGATTCAGCTGGAGGAAAATCCTTGGAACTGTATCTGTGACATTGTGCAGTTAAAAACCTGGCTGGAGAGAATTCCTTACACTGCTCTAGTTGGCGAAATAACGTGCGAATCCCCGTTCCATTTCCATGGCAAAGATCTGAGGGAAATTAAAAGGAGTGAGCTGTGCCCCTTGCTGTCTGACGCAGAGGTGGAAGCTAGTTTGGGAATTCCCCGTTTGCCGTTTAATAATGAGAATACGTGGCCCACAAAGCCGTCGTCGATGCTCTCCTCCTACCATAACACTGCCTCCTCAGTCGAATATAAGACACCGGATAAGCAGTCCAGGCCAACTAAAAGGCCAAGACTTCCGAAGATGCCACCCACTCCACGCACCATTTACCCTGGTAAAAATCTGCCTCCCATAGAACCGTACCAGACAAGACCGCCTATACCGATCATTTGTCCTACTGGATGTATGTGCAATTTACACATCAATGATTTAGGATTGACGGTCAATTGCAAAGAAAAGGGGTTTCATAACATATCAGAACTCCTTCCCAGACCGCTTAACGCAAAGAAGCTTTACTTAAGTGGAAATCTGATACAGAAAATATATAGGTCCGACTTCTGGAACTTCTCGAGTTTGGATTTACTGCATCTGGGTAACAACAGGATTTCTTATGTCCAAGAAGGGGCTTTCATTAATCTTCCCAATTTGAAAAGCCTGTACTTAAATGGGAACGATATTGAGAAACTCAGCCCTGGTATGTTTAGAGGGCTGCAGTCTTTACGGTATTTGTACTTTGAATATAACGTGATCAGAGAAATCCAGCCCGCTGCGTTTAGTTTAATGCCCAGTTTGCAGCTGGTGTTTCTCAATGACAACCTGCTCAGAACGCTGCCTGCTGACGCTTTTGCGGGCACTTCGCTTGCGAGGCTGAATCTCAGAAATAACTACTTTCTCTATTTGCCCGTGAGCGGGGTTCTTGAGCACCTTAACTCCATCGTGCAGATTGACCTGCACCAGAATCCCTGGGACTGCACGTGTGACATAATACCTCTCAAGCTATGGATGGAAAAGCTCAGTTCTGTTATAGTGGTAGGGGAGGTAATCTGTAAAACCCCCGAGTTCGTGTTTGGGAAGGATCTGAGGTCCCTAGACGCAGAACTCCTGTGCCCAGAGCTAAAGTACTCAGCACCATCACCGGCTCTGCCAGAGGACATGATTTCAACGAGTAATTCTGGTTTAGGGTTCTCTCCGACAAGGGGCGCTATTCCTCTGTCTGTGCTCATTCTCAGTCTCTTAATCTTATTTATCTCGGCCGTTTTCGTTGCTGCAGGACTTTTTGCTTTCGTGTTAAGGAGGCGCAAGAAACTGCCCTTCAGGAAAAGGCAAGAAGTAGACCTGACGGGCATTCAGATGCAATGTAGGATGTTTGAGGACCGGCAAAACGTCTCGCCGGAAAAAGCTCCCGGCCATGTGTATGATTATATTCCCCATCCCGTGACACAGATGTGCAACAATCCCATTTACAAACCGCGCGAGGGAGAAATTGAAGAGCAGTTTGCCGAGactaaagaaaacaacacaaactATAGGACTTTAATAGAGAAGGAGAAGGAATGGACTATGGCATTGTCCACTTCCAAGCTCAACACTATAGTTGCCATCAACCAGTCAGGGGAAATGGGCGGTTTTCATGAAAATGGCGTTCTGTGTCCCACTgttacagacagggagagacccGCGCCCACAGTGGGGTTTGTGGACTGTCTGTACGGCACAGTGCCCAAGTTAAAGGACTTGCACGCACACCCCCCAGGCATGCAATATCCCGATTTACAGCAAGACGCCAGACTGAAAGAAACTCTGCTTTTCACGACGGGAAAAGGATTGCCTGACCAAACCCAAAGCGAATACCTCGAGTTAAGGGCCAAACTCCAAACCAAGCCGGATTACCTCGAAGTCCTGGAGAAATCAACATATCGATTCTAA